The segment TGCGATTCTGTTACCGCAGTCCTGTGTGATTCTACTATCGCAATTGGACCAGCGATTTGAAGTCCTGAGGCACGAAAAGGCTGCCTCGAGTGGTTTGCTGTGGCGAGTTCGCTTCGAGGACCGTTGCCAGATCGTGAGCCATCGTCATGCCGTCAAGGTGGCTACGAAATGCGTCCGCGATGGCAACGATTTGTTCAGGAGTTTGGTAGACGAACTCCAGCCGAAAGTTCGCGATGCCTGCTTCCTGCCAGGAGGCGATTGACTGCGGATCCGTTTGAGCTTCGGCGCCGAAAACCGTATTGCGACAGCCCACGTCGGCCATCACAGGATGCTCGCGGCCTTGGGCGTCACGCACGGCGATCCGATGCGTTTCACAGGGATGCCCGCAGTTCGTGTTGTCGGTGCCGTCGGAAAGAAAACGACAGAAGACACAGTGCTCGGTATGGAAAACGGGAAGGTGGCTGAAGGCGATGACTTCGATGCCGCGCGGGTCGACTTGTTCAGCCAGTTCGGAAACTTGTTGAGCGTTGAGGTCGTAGGTCGGCGTGATTCGGCTCAGTCCCATCTGCTGATAGGTCTCGACAGCGAGCGCATTGGCGGCGTTGAGACTGAAGTCGCCGATGAGTAGATCCCGATCGATTTCCGTTTGCAACAGGTCGTGCAACAGTCCTCCGCTGCGAACCAAGATCTCGCATTCCAGCGATGTCAGAAAGCGAATAATGTTCTGCTCGCTCGGTTTCAGGATCCGTGGGCTGGCGACGCGAGCCACGATGTTCGCGGCGCGGATTTTCTCAACGCTCGGACGCAAACCGTACAGTTCCAGGTAGTCGAGCGTGATCGAGTCGGGACGCACGCGAATCGCAGCGTCCAGTTGTTCGGCCGTTCGAACGAGGAGGTGAAGTTTGGGTGGATCATTGTTTTGTTCGGCCGCCGGGGATCCGCTGCTCGTTGGAAGCGATGAATCCGCAACCGATGGCGATGATGTTGAAACAGGGTTCAGGTCCTCGCCCGGTTTATGTTCCGCCAATTTTTCCATCAACGCTTCGACCAGCTGCCGCCGCGCGTCGTTGAGCATACTCGTCGGCACAAAAACAGCCTCCGATTCCGTCCGCTCGATCTCGCCAAGATGAAACGCGGTTCCGCCGAGTCGTCCCAATTTTTCTGTCAGCGTTTCGTCATCGAGCGCACGTTTCGCAGCGGCTTCGAGCGGAGTTTCGCTTTCGAAAACAGCGTTCAATCCTGATTCGTGCTGCACGGTAATTTTTAGCGGCTGGCCGACTTTTGCCGTGACGACAAAATCAATCGGCCGCGTGAAAACTGGCTTCGACGCCTTCGTCATCGGCTTGAGTGACTTGATCACCGCAGCCTGATGTGTCCGCCAAACCAGATCGCCGACGCGAATGCGATCGAATTGCAGCTTTCCATGTTCGAACTCCAACCGCACGACTTTTTCGCGAACGGATTTCACTCCGTAGACGCTTCCGCCCTCTTCCGGTTCGTCGGGACTGCGCCAGTCCGCGGCGTCGAAAACCAGTCCGTCGCCAAGACCGATCTCATGTTCGAATTCAACATCCACGCTGCGAAAGTCAACCGCGGTGACTTTGCCAACCAGCACGCCACGATGCCGAGGCGCCCGACCAATGACGACGTTTTGATGGTTCACGCCGGACATGAAATGGGCGCCGAGTCCACGAGAGTAGATTTGCTCAAGGTCTTTTTTCTCCTCAGCCGCGTCTTCGTTCGGCAATTGCATCATCGCCAGATCAATGGCTTCGCGGTACGCACGCGTCGTTGCGGCGACGTAGGATTCGTCCTTGTAACGTCCTTCGATTTTCAAGCACGCGATTCCGATTTCGACCAGTTCAGGAATCTGCTCGATCGCGTACAGATCGCCTGGCGAAAGCAAATATCGATGCGGGCCAAGATCGCGTTTCTCTCCGTCGACGATCAGGTCGTAGGACAGTCGGCAGGCCTGAGCACATTTGCCGCGGTTCGCGCTGCGGCCGCCCCAGGCTTCGCTGCTGAAACATTGACCGGAGTAGGAAACGCAAAGAGCACCATGGACAAAGCATTCGAGTTCGACATCGGTTTGCGAAGCGATTTTCCGCATGTCGGCGAGGCTCAGTTCGCGGCCAAGGACGACCCGAGAGCATCCGAGCGACGCAGCCAGCTCGACGCCCTGAGCACTGGTGACGGACATTTGCGTACTGCCGTGGATGGCCAGGTCCGGAGCAATTTGCCTCGCCAGTTTGGCAATTCCAACATCCTGAACAATAATCGCGTCGGTGTTGGCCGCTGCGATTTCTTCGATCGCATTTTTCGCCGCATCGATTTCGTGATCAAAGACCAGCGTGTTGAAGGTGACGAATCCTTTGACGCTGCGTCGATGCAGAGTCCGCATGACTTCCGGCAGTTCGGCCAGGTCGAAGCCAACTTTGGCTCGGGCGGAAAAGTGATTGAGCCCAAAGTAGACCGCGTCCGCTCCTGCCTCGATCGCAGCGTGAAGCTGCGGCCAACCGCCAGCGGGACTCATCAATTCAGGTTTGCGTGGCATGGCGGCAGTTTTCAGTTTCAGGTCGGAACAGCCCCCAAAGTTACACTGCCTGGCTGACTCCGTATAGGGAAAAGAGAAAGGGTTTGAGCTCGTACACCGTTGCTGTTTTGACATTTCCTGTTGAGAAGTTGTCTTTTCGCTTGATTCGACGCCTCGACTACTATAAAACCAAATCTAAACAACCAAACTTCAGGAATCGTGAGTAAAATAATGGCACGCCCCAAGGCAAAAGAACTAACGGAACGCGAACTGGAAGTCATGCACGTGTTTTGGGATCGAGGCGAAACGACGATTAGCGATGCGCGGGATTGCCTGGAATCCGAAGGAAGAACGCTGGCATACACGACGGTAGCCACGCTGGTCAAAATTTTGGTGGAGAAGCAGTTTCTTAAACAGACCAATGACCAGCGTCCGTTTACCTTCCTGCCAACCCGTTCTTTTGAAGACGTTTCGGGCAACATTCTTTCCGATTTGCTGTCGCGAGTTTTCGGCGGTTCTCGCGAACAATTGCTGATCCAGCTTATGGGAAAGAAGAAACTGACGAAACGAGAGAGAGAGTTTCTTGCCGACATTTTGAAGGAGAAGAAATAATGGGCACTGCATTTTGGTTTGTTCTGACGGCGACCCTTCAAGTCACGTTGCTTTCAATTGTCGCACTGGTCGCTCAACGATTTTTCTATCGAAATCGCCCCAAAGCCGCGTCTCGATTGCTCGCGTTCTCTTCGCTGCTGGTTCTTCTGTTGAGCGCCGCGATTCTGATGCCGTTACCATCGTGGTTTTCGAGAGACTTTTCCTTCGCCGATTCCTCAAACTCTGCGGCTGGCGATGTGACACTGTCTGTGGAAAAATCACAACCAGAATCCGGCGTGCCCGAGTTTGCGCCGGCAAGTGAAGTTGTGACAGGTTCAAGCGAAGCCGTCCGCTTGAGCCTGCCTGCCGCAACGTGGGCGGAACGATTTCAGAACTTCTCGGAACAAATTGATTCGACCGGATCAGCGGGCAACCAATTCAGTTCCCTCGGGCTGGCAAAAGTAATCCGCGGGCTTGGGGTCGCGATCGTTGTAATCTTTGCGATTGGCCTGGTCCGTTTTGCAGTCGGTCTGATTGCACTTGGGCGACTCAAAGCGGGTTCCCAAAAAGTTACCTCCGCTTCCCTGCTGCAACTGGCTGACTCGTTGCGAATCGAGATTGGATGCAAGCGCCGCATTGAACTCTATCGCGTTAAAGGCCTGACGACTGCGGCAACGGTAGGCTCAATCACACCCCACATTTTCCTCTCCGCGGATTTTCAGGACTGGGATCTTGCAGACCAAAAATCCGTGATGGCTCATGAAATCGCTCATATTCATCATCGAGATTTCGAAGCCAATGTTGTTTCCCAGATTTGCCGCGTGGTCCATTTTTTCAATCCGGTCGTGCGATGGATGACCAGCCAAATGCGACTGCAACAGGAACTTGCGGCCGATCGCGTCGCAGCACGAGTCACGTCAGGAGCCACCGAATACACGCGCACATTGGCGTCGCTGGCACTCCGGCAAGATGACCTCAACCACCCAGTTGTCTCCATGTTTCTACCACAGAAAGATGACTTCATTCAGAGAATTAAAATGCTGCAGCAGCAACACTCTGCTCACAGTCCATCCGCCGGCTGGATGATTCCTGTTCTGACTCTTGGATTGGCCGTCGCGATCTGCGGAATTCGATTGCCGACTACGACTCTCGCTGAACCGGTTGCGGTGCAGGCGGATGAAGTGACAGGTTTCGATTTATCATGGGTTAGCAAAGATGCCGCAGTGACGTGCCTTCGTCCATCGCGACTGATGAAGGCTGCAATGATTGAAGAGCCAGTGGAAAAAGTAAAGTATTGGCAACGCGAGGTTCAAAGTTACAACAAGTCATTGGAAGAACACACAAGATTGGGCATCGAACATATCGACGAGGTGATCACGTGTGTTGAAGGCAGCAGGTTCTATCAGATCTATCGGACTTTCGAAGACAATTTGGAGAACTTCAAATCGCTTGGCGAACTGGTTGGACCGGAAGACGAATTCCCGATTCAGATCAAACGCAAAAGGAATGGACTGAGCAACGGCTTGATCCTTGACGACAGATCCATCCTCTGGGCTTACGACCAAGAAACGATTGAGCAGGTAAAAGATCGTGGAAAAGCGAAACCGACGAATGCCAGATGGTTCAAGGAGTTTCGCAAGGCTGAGAAAAAACCTGTCGTGATGACGATTGACGGAAGTGGGCTCAATGAGCTTTTACAAGGCATGACCATACTCACAGACAGATCAAGGGATGCGATCCGCATATGCGAGTCGGTTGTCATATCGATTGATGTACAGCGAAAAGCTGATCTGGTAATCGTCCTCGAATACGGATTCGTGGCTGATGCCCAGACTGTTGAAAAAATGATGCCAGAGGTGCAGAAAGAACTCTCCAGGCAATTTGCAAGCATGGCCAATGCAGGAGCCAGATACAATCAGATCATCGGACAGGCCATACTGGACTCGATTGAATCAGCCAAAGTCAAACGAGACGGCAAGCGATTGGAAATCACGACCAGTTTCAAACCGGACATGACGGCGTTGACCGGTTTGGCCGATGAGATTGATGCTGCCCATTTGCGAGGTCATGGCCTGAACAACATGCGGCAACTGGGACTCGCGTTGCTCAACTACGAATCAGCCTACGGCGAGTTTCCTGCAGCCACGATGCGGCACGAAAGCGGACATGAATACAGTTGGCGAATCGCGATCCTGCCCTTCTTAGAGGAGGGTGAGATGTACGAACGTTACCGCTTCGATGAACCGTGGAACAGTGAGCATAACCGTGAAGTCACCAGTGAAATGCCAGAGTACTTCAAACATCCTTCCAATGAATCTGCTACCGGCACGAATTATTTTGCCATCACGGGTCCTGGAACAATGTTCCCACCCGGCGGTGGGCTGAAATTCACGGACATAACCGATGGCACCTCGAGAACGGTATTGCTTGTGGAATCCAATCGAGACAGTCATTGGGCCAAGCCCGGCGGAATTCCACTTGCCGAGGCACTCAATCCGACAAAACTCGGTGGTTTCACCGAAGGAGTCATCCACATGAACATGAGCGACGGTTCTAGCCGCAGTGTTTCGAATCAGATTACGCCCGCGATGTTGGCTGCTCTTTTTTCGACAGCGGGAGGCCAGGATGATATTATCCTGGCGGACCTTGCATTGAAATTCGAACCGGTTGAAAAAGAGAAGCCCTCCACCGCGAAATAGCACCGCGGAGCGGTTGAGTACTGAGTACTTCAAAAACTACTTTTCCTCCTCTTCCTCCCGATCCTTCAAGTAATTCGGATGAGGCAGTCCGTCTCTGATCCACTGCGGCCGTTCCTTTCCGGTAATCTTCTCCCACTGCTCCCAAACTTGCTCGGACCAAGTCTGGACCTTCCGCAAATGCTTCACCCCCGACCCGGCCTTATTCATCTGCTTCACAAACGCCACCATCATCATGCGAATCTCCGTCCCCTCCTGAAATAACTTGCCGAATTCATCTTTGGCAAGATACTCGCGATCGTAGGCAGCGGTTAGATGAGCTTGCGTTTCGTTCAGACTTCCCAACGAGTAGCCCAGGAACTGAATAAACTCACCCTGCGTCCCGCGTCCGAATCCTTCGGCGATGTTTGCCATCACGGATTCGGACGAGTCATTGATTTGCGTCACGAGGCGACGGTCAGCGGCGAAAGCTTCACGTTTGGTGAGGAAGAAGATATCTTTTGACCAGTGGCGGGAGCGCTGCCAGAAAAGCAGGTCGGTGAACTTCTTGACGCCGGCCATACGGGAGTCGGGGAGGAAGGAGGGGCGGAGTGGATGAGTTTAACATAATTTCGTGCGGAGTACGGCGCAAGCGATGCTCCCACCAAGCCCTAACGCCTACGCCAACAACTCTTTCACCACATGCCCATGCACATCAGTCAGTCGGAAATGTCGTCCCTGATACTTGTACGTCAATCGCTCATGATCGATCCCCAACAGATGCATGATCGTTGCGTGGAAATCATGAATGTGAACACCATCCTCCACCACGTTGTAGCTGTACTCATCGGTGACGCCATGTGAATATCCGCCCTTCACACCACCACCTGCCATCCACATCGTGAAGCACTTCGGATGATGGTCGCGACCAAACTTCGTGCCTTCAATCTTCCCCTGACAATAACTCGTGCGGCCAAACTCGCCGCCCCAAATCACCAACGTGTCTTCCAGCATCCCCTTGGCTTTCAAATCTTTCACCAACGCCGCTGACGCCTGATCCGTCTGCTTACACTTGTGACGAATAC is part of the Mariniblastus fucicola genome and harbors:
- a CDS encoding M56 family metallopeptidase; the encoded protein is MGTAFWFVLTATLQVTLLSIVALVAQRFFYRNRPKAASRLLAFSSLLVLLLSAAILMPLPSWFSRDFSFADSSNSAAGDVTLSVEKSQPESGVPEFAPASEVVTGSSEAVRLSLPAATWAERFQNFSEQIDSTGSAGNQFSSLGLAKVIRGLGVAIVVIFAIGLVRFAVGLIALGRLKAGSQKVTSASLLQLADSLRIEIGCKRRIELYRVKGLTTAATVGSITPHIFLSADFQDWDLADQKSVMAHEIAHIHHRDFEANVVSQICRVVHFFNPVVRWMTSQMRLQQELAADRVAARVTSGATEYTRTLASLALRQDDLNHPVVSMFLPQKDDFIQRIKMLQQQHSAHSPSAGWMIPVLTLGLAVAICGIRLPTTTLAEPVAVQADEVTGFDLSWVSKDAAVTCLRPSRLMKAAMIEEPVEKVKYWQREVQSYNKSLEEHTRLGIEHIDEVITCVEGSRFYQIYRTFEDNLENFKSLGELVGPEDEFPIQIKRKRNGLSNGLILDDRSILWAYDQETIEQVKDRGKAKPTNARWFKEFRKAEKKPVVMTIDGSGLNELLQGMTILTDRSRDAIRICESVVISIDVQRKADLVIVLEYGFVADAQTVEKMMPEVQKELSRQFASMANAGARYNQIIGQAILDSIESAKVKRDGKRLEITTSFKPDMTALTGLADEIDAAHLRGHGLNNMRQLGLALLNYESAYGEFPAATMRHESGHEYSWRIAILPFLEEGEMYERYRFDEPWNSEHNREVTSEMPEYFKHPSNESATGTNYFAITGPGTMFPPGGGLKFTDITDGTSRTVLLVESNRDSHWAKPGGIPLAEALNPTKLGGFTEGVIHMNMSDGSSRSVSNQITPAMLAALFSTAGGQDDIILADLALKFEPVEKEKPSTAK
- a CDS encoding four helix bundle protein, coding for MAGVKKFTDLLFWQRSRHWSKDIFFLTKREAFAADRRLVTQINDSSESVMANIAEGFGRGTQGEFIQFLGYSLGSLNETQAHLTAAYDREYLAKDEFGKLFQEGTEIRMMMVAFVKQMNKAGSGVKHLRKVQTWSEQVWEQWEKITGKERPQWIRDGLPHPNYLKDREEEEEK
- a CDS encoding BlaI/MecI/CopY family transcriptional regulator, with the translated sequence MARPKAKELTERELEVMHVFWDRGETTISDARDCLESEGRTLAYTTVATLVKILVEKQFLKQTNDQRPFTFLPTRSFEDVSGNILSDLLSRVFGGSREQLLIQLMGKKKLTKREREFLADILKEKK
- a CDS encoding U32 family peptidase, translated to MPRKPELMSPAGGWPQLHAAIEAGADAVYFGLNHFSARAKVGFDLAELPEVMRTLHRRSVKGFVTFNTLVFDHEIDAAKNAIEEIAAANTDAIIVQDVGIAKLARQIAPDLAIHGSTQMSVTSAQGVELAASLGCSRVVLGRELSLADMRKIASQTDVELECFVHGALCVSYSGQCFSSEAWGGRSANRGKCAQACRLSYDLIVDGEKRDLGPHRYLLSPGDLYAIEQIPELVEIGIACLKIEGRYKDESYVAATTRAYREAIDLAMMQLPNEDAAEEKKDLEQIYSRGLGAHFMSGVNHQNVVIGRAPRHRGVLVGKVTAVDFRSVDVEFEHEIGLGDGLVFDAADWRSPDEPEEGGSVYGVKSVREKVVRLEFEHGKLQFDRIRVGDLVWRTHQAAVIKSLKPMTKASKPVFTRPIDFVVTAKVGQPLKITVQHESGLNAVFESETPLEAAAKRALDDETLTEKLGRLGGTAFHLGEIERTESEAVFVPTSMLNDARRQLVEALMEKLAEHKPGEDLNPVSTSSPSVADSSLPTSSGSPAAEQNNDPPKLHLLVRTAEQLDAAIRVRPDSITLDYLELYGLRPSVEKIRAANIVARVASPRILKPSEQNIIRFLTSLECEILVRSGGLLHDLLQTEIDRDLLIGDFSLNAANALAVETYQQMGLSRITPTYDLNAQQVSELAEQVDPRGIEVIAFSHLPVFHTEHCVFCRFLSDGTDNTNCGHPCETHRIAVRDAQGREHPVMADVGCRNTVFGAEAQTDPQSIASWQEAGIANFRLEFVYQTPEQIVAIADAFRSHLDGMTMAHDLATVLEANSPQQTTRGSLFVPQDFKSLVQLR